One segment of Dolichospermum sp. DET69 DNA contains the following:
- a CDS encoding DUF4935 domain-containing protein, with translation MNVYVETNFVLELALLQEQQESCQQLLNLAEADRINLILPAFSFTEPYETLIRREKKRRNLSQNLHQELSQLGRSLPYQQQVRTYQEITEFLVNSGKEEKERFQIIVEKLLGISEIIPLTVEILTAAIKHQSELDFTPQDAIVYASIVEHLSKSNERQCCFINRNSKDFDNPDIAEALDKYSCRILFKFDSGFSYIKNQIGIV, from the coding sequence ATGAATGTTTATGTAGAAACGAATTTTGTTTTAGAACTAGCACTGCTTCAGGAACAGCAGGAGAGTTGTCAACAATTGCTAAACTTAGCAGAAGCCGACAGAATAAATTTGATTTTACCTGCATTCAGTTTCACAGAACCTTATGAAACACTGATTCGTAGGGAAAAAAAACGCCGAAATTTATCACAAAATTTGCACCAAGAGCTTTCTCAGCTTGGACGTTCTCTACCTTATCAACAACAGGTGCGTACTTATCAAGAAATTACTGAGTTTTTAGTCAATAGTGGGAAAGAAGAAAAGGAAAGATTCCAAATAATTGTAGAAAAGTTATTAGGGATTAGTGAAATTATACCTTTAACAGTGGAGATACTAACCGCAGCTATAAAACATCAGTCTGAACTTGACTTTACACCCCAAGATGCTATTGTTTATGCTTCGATTGTTGAGCATTTAAGTAAGTCAAATGAACGCCAATGCTGTTTTATTAATAGAAACTCTAAAGACTTTGATAATCCAGATATTGCAGAAGCTTTAGATAAATATAGTTGCCGTATATTATTTAAATTTGATTCTGGATTTAGCTATATTAAAAATCAAATTGGTATTGTTTAA
- a CDS encoding riboflavin synthase → MFTGLIQGLGTIKPLTADSWQISYLSQPEMIIQDLAYGDSVAVDGVCLTVEEILKDGFIATASPETLRRTTLGKEETQQRYVNLEASLRVGGKVGGHFVMGHVDGIGQLITSEQTASSWEMTFLAPQAIARYIVPKGSIAVNGISLTVAEYKSESSQFTVAVIPLTYSETNLSHLIAGSWVNLEGDILGKYVEKFLTPGNNHHQQEEITTAFLAENGYLEKE, encoded by the coding sequence GTGTTTACAGGATTAATTCAAGGTTTAGGAACCATAAAACCCTTAACGGCAGATTCGTGGCAGATTAGTTATCTTAGTCAGCCAGAGATGATTATTCAGGATTTAGCCTATGGTGATAGTGTGGCAGTAGATGGAGTCTGTCTCACAGTTGAAGAGATATTAAAGGATGGGTTTATTGCCACCGCTTCACCAGAAACCCTCCGCCGCACAACATTAGGTAAAGAAGAAACACAACAAAGATATGTAAATTTAGAAGCGTCACTGCGGGTGGGTGGTAAAGTCGGCGGTCATTTTGTCATGGGTCATGTAGACGGAATTGGTCAGTTAATTACATCTGAACAAACGGCTAGTTCGTGGGAAATGACCTTTCTTGCACCACAAGCGATCGCGCGTTATATTGTCCCTAAAGGTAGCATTGCTGTAAATGGTATCAGCCTCACCGTAGCTGAATATAAATCAGAATCATCTCAATTTACAGTTGCAGTCATCCCCCTCACATATAGCGAAACTAATTTAAGTCATTTAATCGCCGGTAGTTGGGTAAATCTGGAAGGAGACATCCTCGGTAAATACGTAGAAAAATTCCTAACTCCTGGAAATAATCACCATCAACAAGAGGAAATTACAACTGCATTCCTAGCAGAAAATGGATATTTGGAGAAGGAATAG
- a CDS encoding biotin--[acetyl-CoA-carboxylase] ligase, whose product MEFNQQLLVDSLKAEYKHQDIPFSLHIFNTVSSTNQTLWELIDQGEKPSSVVIATQQTAGKGQWGRQWQSSTGGLYLSMAITPNLEATSSYQLTLASAWGITAQFRKCGISVGIKWPNDLVLDGRKLGGILTETKVNQGQITQAVIGVGINWANQVPETGINLQLWQNSQNCQMIHHLEILTSQVLIGIKSGIECLQVEGISILLSRYLDLLTNMGDQVYVNNFLGKVVGVTQEGNLRLKMATYDPKAALTPEISVQPGTISLGYRQTSI is encoded by the coding sequence GTGGAATTTAATCAGCAACTTCTGGTAGATAGCTTAAAAGCAGAATATAAGCATCAAGATATACCATTCTCTCTACATATTTTTAACACAGTATCCTCTACAAATCAAACCCTGTGGGAACTAATAGACCAAGGAGAAAAACCTAGCTCTGTGGTTATTGCCACCCAGCAAACCGCTGGCAAGGGGCAATGGGGTCGTCAATGGCAGTCTTCTACAGGGGGTCTATATCTTTCGATGGCAATAACTCCTAACTTAGAAGCTACCAGCAGTTATCAACTTACTTTAGCCAGTGCGTGGGGAATTACCGCACAATTCAGAAAATGTGGTATATCTGTAGGCATAAAATGGCCAAATGATTTAGTATTAGATGGTCGTAAGTTAGGTGGTATTTTAACGGAAACTAAGGTTAATCAAGGACAAATTACTCAAGCCGTTATTGGTGTGGGGATTAATTGGGCAAATCAAGTTCCAGAAACTGGAATTAATCTGCAATTATGGCAAAATTCCCAGAATTGTCAGATGATTCATCATCTGGAAATCTTAACCTCACAGGTTTTAATCGGAATTAAGTCCGGTATAGAGTGCCTACAGGTAGAAGGAATAAGCATACTTTTATCTCGCTACCTTGATCTACTCACAAATATGGGTGATCAGGTTTATGTCAATAATTTTTTAGGTAAAGTAGTTGGAGTAACTCAAGAGGGTAATCTGCGGTTAAAAATGGCAACTTATGATCCAAAAGCAGCTTTAACACCAGAAATTTCTGTCCAACCAGGTACAATTAGTTTGGGTTATCGTCAAACTTCTATTTAG
- a CDS encoding Uma2 family endonuclease, whose amino-acid sequence MTMPLVDDQVIEEKLVTLKDVSWEQFKGIEAHLHEKQNVRLSYLSGILEIMAPIGEKHEKVKRTLGYLLEVYMREKGIRFYGRGGFTLEEPGYAAGTPDESYSIGTEKEIPDIVIEVIVTSGTINRTELFKPKRIPEIWFWKSNQIKIFSFTESGEYVEVNRSRFFPDLDPALLLHYIAMPDQYDAVIAFGKIIREQINK is encoded by the coding sequence ATGACTATGCCACTTGTAGATGATCAAGTAATAGAAGAAAAATTGGTGACACTAAAAGATGTTTCTTGGGAGCAATTCAAAGGCATTGAAGCACATCTTCATGAAAAACAAAATGTTCGCTTGTCTTATTTATCAGGGATTTTAGAAATTATGGCTCCTATTGGTGAAAAACACGAAAAAGTTAAAAGAACTCTTGGCTATTTGTTAGAAGTTTACATGAGAGAGAAAGGAATCCGCTTTTATGGTCGAGGTGGTTTCACGTTAGAAGAACCTGGATATGCTGCGGGAACACCAGATGAATCTTACAGCATTGGGACAGAAAAGGAAATTCCCGATATCGTTATTGAGGTTATTGTCACCAGCGGAACTATTAACAGAACAGAGTTATTTAAACCTAAGAGAATACCAGAGATTTGGTTTTGGAAATCTAATCAAATTAAAATATTCAGTTTTACAGAATCTGGAGAATATGTAGAGGTAAATCGGAGTAGGTTTTTTCCAGATTTAGATCCAGCTTTGCTACTACATTATATTGCTATGCCTGATCAATATGATGCCGTTATTGCATTTGGGAAAATTATCCGAGAGCAAATTAATAAATAA
- a CDS encoding bifunctional nuclease family protein has protein sequence MIEMKVAGIALDALTRSPIVLLKDGSDRRALPIYIGQEQARAIMGAMENQKPPRPLTHDLIVNMLEIWNMTLDRVIIHTLQKDTFYAALILQQGDVKKEIDARPSDAIAIALRTNTPIWVMEEVVADASIPVDRDADEAEQEAFREFISNLRPEDLIKRFGNGD, from the coding sequence ATGATAGAAATGAAAGTCGCTGGTATAGCATTAGATGCGCTCACCCGCAGCCCGATTGTACTTCTGAAGGATGGTTCAGATCGTCGCGCTTTGCCCATTTACATCGGTCAGGAACAAGCTAGGGCAATTATGGGGGCGATGGAAAATCAAAAGCCTCCTCGACCTTTAACCCATGATCTGATTGTGAATATGTTGGAAATATGGAATATGACTTTAGATCGGGTCATTATTCATACTCTCCAAAAGGATACCTTTTATGCGGCGTTGATTCTTCAGCAAGGGGATGTCAAAAAAGAAATTGATGCTCGTCCCAGTGATGCGATAGCGATCGCTCTCAGGACAAATACCCCCATTTGGGTGATGGAAGAAGTCGTTGCTGATGCTTCTATTCCTGTAGATCGTGATGCTGATGAAGCTGAACAGGAAGCTTTCCGCGAATTTATTTCTAATCTTCGTCCTGAGGATTTAATTAAGCGCTTTGGTAATGGTGATTAA
- a CDS encoding M23 family metallopeptidase → MPQHHKSAHKKSYSGGTSKRLASRLPAQSLCLLSSFSLIGSGFVTAQTETSSIDNIVPTIENSQPTVVANPVQKETIVPEIVKQQPDFSARQANLRKRLNSKSVSESENAQPTASVRISKSKAENTQPAASVSKVDSVIKKLPEVSQAGNNSQDITKDTENKPKDYNNAYIDTNEYNSVAAEKYQPPSSVVVTERSSGCGLTVSIRQDSCAEAKQIPTVAKSKESSPTWLKKSEIAKLTPVSVPNKLGWKTITTNSNQSENVAKNITETVASNVSKISQPQNNWRISRTNTSSHTKAAYHANRFIPSPSEFSTTKVSSAPIAPQVGSLPVPMMEGNLAPRPSMVSYNFALASVLPEVPYTNTLAYRGTVGGGMIFPLAAAAPITSLFGWRVHPITGDRRFHAGTDLGAPTGTPILAAARGQVESANWQGGYGLAVTINHSSAQQSLYGHMSEIFVQPGQWVEPGTVIGRVGSTGKSTGPHLHFEIRHLTQDGWVAVDPGVQLEGGISQLAQGTQGTKTAQAQ, encoded by the coding sequence ATGCCGCAGCACCATAAATCTGCCCATAAAAAATCTTACTCCGGTGGTACGAGTAAACGCTTGGCTTCTAGACTACCAGCACAAAGTCTCTGCTTATTAAGTAGTTTTAGTCTTATCGGTAGCGGGTTTGTAACTGCTCAAACAGAAACTTCATCAATAGACAACATTGTCCCCACTATTGAGAATTCTCAACCAACAGTAGTTGCAAATCCAGTTCAGAAAGAAACTATTGTTCCAGAAATAGTCAAGCAACAACCAGATTTTTCTGCCCGTCAAGCTAATCTGAGAAAGAGGCTAAATAGCAAAAGTGTTTCTGAATCAGAAAATGCTCAACCGACTGCTAGTGTAAGAATTTCTAAATCCAAAGCAGAAAATACTCAACCCGCTGCTAGTGTTAGTAAAGTTGATTCTGTAATTAAAAAACTCCCAGAAGTTTCTCAAGCAGGTAATAATTCTCAAGACATTACTAAGGATACAGAGAATAAACCCAAGGATTATAACAACGCTTATATTGATACCAATGAATACAATAGTGTGGCTGCGGAAAAATATCAACCACCTAGTTCTGTAGTGGTGACAGAACGGTCTAGCGGTTGTGGTCTAACTGTATCTATTAGACAAGATAGTTGCGCTGAAGCGAAACAAATTCCTACTGTAGCTAAGTCTAAAGAATCATCACCAACTTGGCTGAAGAAAAGTGAAATTGCTAAATTAACTCCAGTCTCTGTGCCAAATAAATTAGGCTGGAAAACTATAACTACAAACAGCAATCAAAGTGAGAATGTTGCTAAGAACATTACTGAAACTGTTGCTAGTAATGTCAGTAAAATTAGTCAACCTCAAAATAATTGGCGGATTTCCAGAACTAATACGAGCAGTCATACCAAGGCTGCCTATCATGCTAATCGCTTTATCCCCAGTCCTAGCGAGTTTAGTACAACAAAAGTGAGTTCTGCTCCTATCGCTCCCCAGGTAGGCAGTTTACCAGTACCAATGATGGAGGGTAATCTTGCCCCCCGTCCTAGTATGGTGTCTTATAACTTCGCTCTGGCATCAGTATTACCTGAAGTTCCTTATACTAATACCCTGGCCTATCGTGGCACTGTCGGTGGCGGAATGATCTTCCCTCTGGCTGCTGCTGCACCAATTACGTCTTTATTTGGCTGGCGGGTTCATCCTATCACAGGCGATCGCCGTTTTCACGCTGGTACAGACTTAGGAGCGCCCACAGGCACACCAATTTTAGCAGCAGCTAGGGGTCAAGTAGAATCTGCTAACTGGCAGGGTGGTTATGGTTTAGCTGTCACCATTAATCACAGTTCGGCGCAACAAAGTCTCTACGGGCATATGTCAGAAATCTTTGTTCAACCTGGTCAATGGGTAGAACCCGGAACTGTCATTGGTCGAGTTGGTAGCACCGGTAAATCTACTGGTCCCCACCTCCACTTTGAAATTCGTCACCTCACCCAAGATGGATGGGTTGCTGTTGACCCAGGTGTGCAGTTAGAAGGTGGCATCAGCCAGTTGGCACAAGGCACACAAGGCACAAAAACAGCCCAAGCTCAGTAA
- a CDS encoding Uma2 family endonuclease gives MTAITVNLNPIIQLNENQFYQLCRENPEVKFERSADGKLLIISPTGGITGNKNAEISADFGMWNRQTKLGVCFDSSTCFKLPNGANRSPDVAWIQNDRWNSLTAEEQEKFPPIAPDFVLELMSPSDTLQETQAKMQEYINNGVKLGWLINRKMRQVEIYRLGKPIEILDFPQELSGEDILPGFILDMQIIWG, from the coding sequence ATGACAGCTATTACCGTCAACTTAAACCCCATTATCCAACTTAACGAAAATCAATTTTATCAACTTTGTCGGGAAAATCCTGAAGTTAAATTTGAACGAAGTGCAGACGGAAAATTATTGATAATATCACCGACAGGAGGAATAACAGGAAATAAAAATGCTGAAATTTCAGCAGATTTTGGTATGTGGAATCGTCAAACTAAACTAGGAGTTTGTTTCGATTCTTCTACCTGTTTTAAACTTCCCAATGGTGCAAATCGTTCTCCTGATGTTGCTTGGATACAAAATGATAGATGGAATTCACTGACAGCAGAAGAACAAGAAAAGTTTCCCCCCATTGCTCCTGATTTTGTTTTAGAGTTAATGTCACCGAGCGATACTTTGCAGGAAACTCAAGCAAAAATGCAGGAATATATCAATAATGGAGTTAAATTAGGATGGTTAATTAATCGGAAAATGCGGCAAGTGGAAATTTATCGTCTTGGTAAACCAATAGAAATATTAGATTTTCCTCAAGAATTATCAGGTGAGGATATTTTACCAGGTTTTATTTTAGATATGCAAATTATCTGGGGATAG
- the pgeF gene encoding peptidoglycan editing factor PgeF: protein MHTWHWHNWEGLPYLTCNLLKPWSHGFFTQQFWPRLPHELTLALQPEALAYRLKQVHGNTVLTPQEVDDHVNTSDDNLALADGLISQQALQAVWVASADCTPVLIGDVKTGQVAALHAGWRGTAAKIIPEAIMRMQSHGSNLADLRVAMGPAIAGEVYQVSVEVAAEIGSSVVPHNEPEKIVNALHDLPNSPLLVDTEPGKVRLDVRRVNALQLEQLGISLEQIAIAPYCTFQTPEHFFSYRREREKKVQWSGIVSTGK from the coding sequence ATGCACACTTGGCACTGGCACAATTGGGAAGGTCTACCTTACCTAACCTGTAATCTTCTAAAACCCTGGTCTCATGGTTTCTTTACCCAACAGTTTTGGCCACGCTTACCTCATGAGCTAACTCTGGCACTACAACCAGAGGCTTTAGCTTATCGCTTAAAACAGGTACATGGCAATACTGTTTTAACTCCCCAGGAAGTTGATGATCATGTCAATACCAGTGATGATAATTTGGCATTGGCAGATGGTTTAATTAGTCAGCAAGCTTTACAAGCTGTGTGGGTAGCTTCTGCTGATTGTACACCTGTTTTGATTGGAGATGTGAAAACCGGACAGGTGGCAGCTTTACACGCTGGTTGGCGGGGGACTGCGGCGAAGATTATTCCGGAAGCTATTATGAGAATGCAATCTCATGGTAGTAATTTAGCAGATTTGCGCGTGGCTATGGGTCCGGCTATTGCAGGAGAAGTTTACCAAGTTTCTGTGGAAGTGGCTGCGGAAATCGGCAGTAGTGTTGTACCACATAATGAACCAGAAAAAATAGTTAATGCGTTACACGATTTACCCAATTCACCTTTACTTGTAGATACAGAACCGGGAAAGGTGCGTTTAGATGTGCGGCGGGTAAATGCTTTACAGTTGGAACAGTTAGGAATTAGTTTAGAACAAATTGCGATCGCTCCCTATTGTACTTTCCAAACTCCCGAACATTTCTTTTCTTATCGTCGAGAAAGGGAAAAAAAGGTGCAATGGTCAGGAATCGTCAGTACAGGTAAATAA